The genome window AGGAAATCATTTTTGTCCAATCTGTCCACGAAACATGGCAACTCTTCCTAAGAAGGGAAAGCTTGTGTCTAAAGCATTGAAGTTGCAGGAGGCTTGACAAATGGAAGGGATTGTTCGATTACATGTCTGGGTGATAAGAGACTTACAGGACCTGTAGAGCTTCTTGTGCAGTTAGACAATAGGATAAACACATCTGTCTGGTTTCCCTGGCCTGTCAGTGCCCTGTCATTTGCTCGTAGTTGAGATAGAAGCTGATCATAGGGCAAAGGGCAGCCGTATGGCTTAAGAAATTGTCTTTGGTGTGACCTTTTACCCTGATTGCAATCTGGAGAAAGAAGCCTTGGTATGCAAGATGATGCAATAGCAGCCATACAGTAATTCACCAGAATGCTCACCACACACTGGTTATTCTGATAATGTATGGCTTAAGGATTATGTctagaaataaaatataaatattggaCTTTGCAAGGCTGTAACCCAATTAATTAGGATTGGGGTAATAGTTCAAGAATCAGCCATTGAAACCTCACCCCACCCCCAAGGAGCATGGAAGGGTAAAATTGAGACATGCCAGTTTCTAATCAGAATGCTACAAGAAACAACATATATTATCTGCCAGTCATAGCATTTAAATCCTATTCAAGTTAAATAATTCTCCAATGTTAACTGCAATAATATTGAACTATCAAGCTTTCCATCTTTTCATTTTGATCAAGGAAATTTAGAATGCTAACAATCAgtgaaacacaaattatttttgcaatgtgAATCTTGCAGCTAAATGCATCAAAACAAAACACGTACCCTCTTGTTCACTCCTCCCCCTTCTTTTACCTTCAGATTGACTCCTGACCAATCAGATGAAGAAAACTATCCAGGCATACTCCACAACCCAGAAATCCACAGCAGGTAAAATAAGAAACTAATGCTGAAGTAACTAACCAATTACAGAGTAAGATAGAGGATTAGAGTCCTCAGCTCATCTGCAAATGGGATCAGCATTGATTAGTGGGGTTTAGAATGACGTAGAGGAACTTGATGCTACAATCACACAGCTCCTTAGCCGGCCACCCCTTTTGCCAGGAAGGGAGCCATTGTCAATAGGCACATAGCCCCCCACCTGGTCTATTTGGGTGGATTTATTGACATTCTATAGGCAGAAGCATCTAGTTTTCCAAAATTATGGACTTTCTAGAATTGCGGGAGGTCAGAATTGGTATGAAGAAAGAAAAACTTGATTCACCACTTTCTGCAGCTCTCCACGATGACGGATTTCTAAACTAACTGTTTCTGGACAACAACGTTTGAGTTCAAGGTCTTCAGGATTTCAGCAAGGCAAAGAAAACAAAGGgtcaaaacattcaaaaacagACAATCATATTCGGAAAATAGTCTGATATTATTGTGATTATATCATTGTGACGTATTAGAAATCAAAAACAATAACATGGCTTTGATGCCCATAAAATTTGACTTGGCCAAGCGAGTCAAGCTGGCCCAAGGACTGTGGCTCCTGTACTGGGTCACCGTGATGGCCGGGATTCTCATCTTCAGCATGGGGATATTCTTTAAGATTGAGCTACGCAAGAGAAGTGAGATGATGGATAACAACGAGAGCCATTTTGTGCCCAACCTACTCATCCTTGTGGGACTGGTGGCCTGTGTTGTCAACGCTTTTGGGGGCAAAGTTTGCCATGACTCCCTCGACTCTGTCAAGTTCACCAAATGGAAACCAATGTTGAAGACCTACATGAGCGGATGTGTGGTTTTCTGTCTTGCCCTCTTCGTCACGGCTTTGTTGTGTTTCTTGATGCAGATCTCCCTGCACTTTGCCTTGGCCGAAGGCCTGAAGAATGGCTTGAAGTACTACAAAGACACTGACACGCCAGGACGATGCTTCATGAAGAGAACCCTCGATATGACCCAGATTGAGTTCCGCTGCTGTGGTAACAACAACTACAAGGATTGGTTCGAGATCCAGTGGATTAGCAACCGCTACCTTGATTTCAGCAATGATGAGGTTAAAGAGTGAGTACTATGAGCTTTTTGGACAAGCTAATAAGTAAAAAGTAGGAAATATTAGTGTAAAAATTGGATAAGGAGATGGAGTGGTATCTAAGTGGAATGGATTTAGGAAAACATAATTTAAGTGATTCGAAGTTCAGATATAGTCTTGTGATGCAACTTGATTTCAGATTACAGGGGTATTAGTTAACCCCACTGTCTTTCTAGGGGCTCATTATGATGGATTGACAAATTTTTCAGGAGGTGATAAGAGTGACCATAGATTTAGACAAATCATTCAAAAGTGTAATCCTTAAACTTACATATGGCACTTTATAAGGACAAAGTATGTAATGAAGGCTGTTGTCCAATAggctttgtttaaaaatattaaggCAGCTAAGCGGATAGAGATTGGCTGATTACCACTCTCACTTCCAGAATCTGTATCCCAGAAGACTGTGTGGGTTATGCAatattatgcaaaaatgtatacCCAGTAATCAAGACAAAAGGGAACACAAAAATTCTCATTTAAAGAAAATTTGCTTTAAGTCTCAAAGTAGACCCCTTTAAATCTAATGTGTTGAATGCAAAAGGGAATCAAAACTAAGAGTATGTTGTAAGAGAGAGTCCAATGTAGATAACTAGCTGTTGGGGTTCATAACGTGGGCATGGGAAGAGGTTGCAGGAATTGGTGGATCAAATCCATTTCCAAAGATGAGATAATGTGTCAGGATCTCATTCCAATGTCCTTCAAAGCTTACTGTCCACCTTAATCATAACACCCCCCTTAACTTGGCCCTTAGTACTGACCTACTacttggctattattatttaaccttgtcGCTTACCAGTGCAACTCATTCTAGGGATATGTTCATGAATCTAATTGAAATGTGTTCTTATTCTTATCAATTCCCACATTTGTCCAGTCAGAAACAAAGCAATTGGTTTTAGGCCAATCTAAAATCAAAAGTCCTATCTGCCATTTAATATTGGTGCATTTAGTGGCTTGTTGAGTTATTTTCCTAACTCTTGAAGTTGAAAGACTTAAATATGTGATTGCAAGTCTATTGTCATTTGTCATTTCTCAGTCGTGTTCAGAGCAACGTGGAAGGAAAATACCTTATGGAAAGTGTTCCCTTCAGTTGCTGCAACCCCGGCTCTCCTCGCCCCTGTATCCAGCATCTCCTGACCAACAACTCAGCTCACTACAGCTACGACCACCACACTGAGGATCTAAACATCTGGACCAGAGGTTGCCGTGAGGCTCTGGTGTCCTACTATGGGGGCATGATGAACAGTATCGGTGCTTTTGTGCTGCTATTCATTCTTATGGAGGTGGGTAAGGATGATGAAATGGAAACCAAACTGTTGACAATACCAAACCCTTGGCCCTACTTTTAcgtagttagtggtgcttgctttaGCAAGATTTTACAGAATCCCTAACCcagtttttcttcttctgccaAATATTTGGTGCATAACTCATCCCGCACTGATGTACACCCATGAATGAGTTGTCAATCTGATCTACTTAATGAGTAGTAGTGTGCTAAGGCTTTTATAAGTGAACAACCATACAACCTGGCAGGCAAAAAACTCAGGCAAAAAACACCCACAGACTTAACATTGCAAAGTTATCTCAGTTATCATTTCTCTGGATCAGAATGTCAttgagacttgggggtgggctcatATGACAACCTAGTAACTCCCAGAGCCCCCTAGCAACAGTATAGCAACATGACCCAGCCATTTCtatgcaccagaacatcgtagaaaCATTggagtgggctcttttgactcagATAGTGTACTGAGGCCCTTTGTGGTCCCCTTAAGGACCACTTGGAGCACCTAAGGGCCATTTCCATTTCACAGCACCAAAACATTTAGTGGAGACACAGGGTGGGCTCATTTGATATGGGGCAGTGAACACAAGACATTGGTTGCCCCTGTGAGCCCATTGGAGGCAGCCATATTATGCATCAGAACATCGTAGTGAcatgggggtgggctcatttgacTTGGGGTAGTGAGGCCCTTGGTGGGACATTGAggtgccacggcaagcaccaatcatattttcttcagaatcTTCAAAAAATGTACCTCTTAAGGTGCTAGATACTTAGTTGATGC of Xyrauchen texanus isolate HMW12.3.18 chromosome 20, RBS_HiC_50CHRs, whole genome shotgun sequence contains these proteins:
- the prph2b gene encoding peripherin-2b, with the protein product MALMPIKFDLAKRVKLAQGLWLLYWVTVMAGILIFSMGIFFKIELRKRSEMMDNNESHFVPNLLILVGLVACVVNAFGGKVCHDSLDSVKFTKWKPMLKTYMSGCVVFCLALFVTALLCFLMQISLHFALAEGLKNGLKYYKDTDTPGRCFMKRTLDMTQIEFRCCGNNNYKDWFEIQWISNRYLDFSNDEVKDRVQSNVEGKYLMESVPFSCCNPGSPRPCIQHLLTNNSAHYSYDHHTEDLNIWTRGCREALVSYYGGMMNSIGAFVLLFILMEVAVTAGLQYLSTSLETLADPENPESESEGWLLEKSVKETVSSIMAKIKSLGKGNQVQEEEAQATES